A window of the Desulforapulum autotrophicum HRM2 genome harbors these coding sequences:
- a CDS encoding poly-gamma-glutamate hydrolase family protein has protein sequence MPDKYSNYDELSQNERQDVDYTIFHRGTDSQLAVMAIHGGGIEPGTLDIADAIAGCDHTFYCFKALKKSWSNLLHITSNGFDEPLGIQVAQKALTVISIHGARFKTETIHIGGRNQYLGQKIMHALIDAGFNAKISKVPGLKGISPGNICNRCKSREGIQLEISRGLREKMFDDLKFRNLRKRTVCFYKFVNTMKEVLSTFTQA, from the coding sequence ATGCCAGATAAATATTCGAATTATGATGAGTTAAGCCAGAATGAAAGACAGGATGTGGATTATACGATTTTCCATCGTGGGACGGATTCACAACTTGCTGTAATGGCTATTCACGGTGGCGGCATAGAGCCAGGCACCTTAGATATTGCGGATGCCATTGCCGGATGTGATCATACCTTTTATTGCTTTAAAGCGTTGAAAAAATCATGGAGCAATTTATTGCACATAACCAGCAATGGATTTGATGAACCGCTTGGAATACAGGTTGCACAGAAAGCGCTTACTGTTATTTCAATTCACGGGGCCAGATTCAAAACGGAAACAATTCACATCGGCGGAAGAAATCAATACTTGGGACAAAAAATAATGCATGCATTGATAGACGCCGGATTTAACGCCAAAATAAGTAAAGTACCTGGGTTAAAGGGGATCAGCCCTGGAAATATTTGCAACAGATGCAAAAGCAGGGAAGGGATTCAACTGGAAATATCAAGGGGCTTAAGGGAAAAAATGTTTGATGATCTTAAATTTCGTAATTTGAGAAAAAGGACGGTTTGTTTTTATAAATTTGTAAATACCATGAAAGAGGTCCTGTCAACTTTTACGCAAGCCTGA
- a CDS encoding AIR synthase-related protein gives MISCIEIALKPDLFDAEAASLKKKALDYFNIRLTDARTVNLVTLEADFTGDELVVIKDEILTNPVTQISSLKPLDIAFDWCIWIGLRPGVRDNPASTAVEAVEDLLNQHFDAQDGIYTSKRYAVTGDGLKRDEIEILARELLSNPIIQQWKVFSRAEWDPEQGVNTAPAKVRLDHEPEFAVLSIGSNDELQTISDQRNLALNPRDIPVIRAYFLDPDVRRSRAEAGLAEPTDLELEYISQARSDHCNHNTFQGLFRYVDADTGKSSVEENLFKKYIKEPTLELKNKKPWVVSVLWDNAGVGRFDESSNYVITGETHNSPSNMEAYGGAITGIVGVYRDPMGTGLGSRLIMGSFGFCVGELDYKGPLKPNLHPRRLLDGIVEGVKDGGNKSGVPTTFGQTLFNSGYMGKSLVFVTALGIMPAKVEGHPSHEKETCPGDLIVMSGGRVGKDGIHGVTASSEVLSENTPAGHVQIGDPYTQKKMHDFLLAARDEGLYRFITDNGGGGLSSSVGESAMISNGCEVWLDRVPLKYEGLDMWEIWISESQERMTIAVPPENIDRFLALSLEHAVESTVIGTYTDTGKLHIKYKEQTCAHVDMDLLDKGFPNWEFDAVWTSPETRGLYEPVLGEPRDFERLVCDILQRPNICSKEYIFRQYDHEVQGGSVVKPLVGCNRNIPSDASVIRPVLESAKGLAFSQAIIPWYSKIDAFHMMTCTIDEAVRRIIAVGGTLDHIGGVDNFCWPAIGYDSVKNPDGKFKAAQLVRACRALKQACMAYEIPLLSGKDSMYVDGHLTGQYGETVKVSAMPTMQFSATGVIADISTTVTMDPKVSGDFVYVLGETLNELGASEYYELCGATGLNVPVVKFEKFKVVYKALTRAIDKGIIASAHAVSRGGLGVHLSLCAMAGGLGMDIDLAAVPKNGQRGSLRNDTLLFSESAGRFIVTVAPENRETVEKLFKGMAAACVGTVTDQHKSLKIRAIDGRVLVDTAIDTLETVWQRPLGEM, from the coding sequence ATGATCTCCTGTATAGAGATTGCCCTGAAGCCCGATCTTTTTGATGCGGAAGCCGCAAGCCTTAAAAAAAAGGCGCTTGATTATTTTAATATCAGGCTGACCGACGCCAGGACAGTCAACCTTGTCACCCTGGAGGCCGATTTCACCGGGGATGAACTCGTTGTCATCAAGGATGAGATTCTCACCAACCCGGTGACCCAGATCTCTTCTTTAAAGCCCCTGGACATTGCCTTTGACTGGTGCATCTGGATCGGGTTACGGCCTGGGGTTCGTGACAACCCAGCCAGCACGGCGGTTGAGGCCGTGGAAGATTTGTTAAATCAACATTTTGACGCCCAGGACGGAATCTACACCTCAAAGCGGTATGCTGTTACAGGAGACGGCCTCAAGAGAGACGAGATCGAAATCCTGGCCAGGGAGCTGTTATCAAATCCCATCATCCAGCAATGGAAGGTGTTCTCACGGGCTGAGTGGGATCCGGAACAGGGGGTGAACACAGCACCGGCAAAGGTCCGTCTTGACCACGAGCCCGAGTTTGCCGTCCTGAGCATTGGTTCAAATGATGAGCTTCAGACCATCAGTGACCAGCGAAATCTTGCCCTTAATCCCAGGGATATTCCGGTGATCAGGGCGTATTTTTTAGACCCTGATGTCCGACGATCCAGGGCTGAGGCAGGCCTTGCTGAACCCACGGATCTTGAGCTCGAGTACATTTCCCAGGCACGCAGCGATCATTGTAACCACAATACCTTCCAGGGACTGTTCCGCTATGTTGACGCAGACACCGGCAAATCCAGCGTTGAGGAAAATCTGTTTAAAAAGTATATCAAGGAACCGACCCTTGAACTAAAGAATAAAAAACCCTGGGTGGTTTCAGTGCTGTGGGATAATGCAGGGGTGGGCCGTTTTGATGAATCCAGCAACTATGTGATCACAGGCGAGACCCACAATTCACCCTCAAACATGGAGGCCTACGGCGGTGCCATCACGGGAATTGTGGGGGTTTACCGGGACCCCATGGGTACCGGGCTTGGATCCAGGCTCATCATGGGCAGTTTTGGATTCTGTGTGGGTGAGCTTGATTACAAGGGACCTCTAAAACCCAACCTCCATCCCAGGCGCCTCCTTGACGGGATCGTTGAGGGGGTTAAGGATGGCGGTAACAAGAGTGGGGTTCCCACTACCTTTGGTCAGACCTTGTTCAACAGTGGGTACATGGGAAAAAGCCTGGTATTTGTTACGGCCCTTGGCATCATGCCGGCTAAGGTTGAAGGGCATCCCAGCCATGAAAAAGAGACATGTCCCGGTGACCTCATCGTCATGAGTGGCGGCAGGGTGGGCAAGGATGGGATACACGGGGTTACGGCATCGTCCGAGGTGCTGTCGGAAAATACCCCTGCTGGCCACGTCCAGATCGGTGACCCATACACCCAGAAGAAAATGCACGATTTCCTCCTTGCGGCAAGGGACGAAGGACTCTACCGGTTTATCACGGACAACGGCGGCGGGGGCCTTTCCTCGTCCGTGGGTGAGTCCGCCATGATCAGCAATGGCTGTGAAGTCTGGCTTGACCGGGTACCCTTAAAGTACGAGGGCCTTGATATGTGGGAGATCTGGATCTCCGAGTCCCAGGAGCGCATGACCATTGCTGTGCCACCTGAAAATATCGATCGGTTTCTGGCCCTTTCCCTGGAGCATGCCGTTGAGAGCACGGTGATCGGCACCTATACGGACACGGGCAAGCTCCACATCAAATACAAGGAACAGACCTGCGCCCATGTGGATATGGATCTTCTGGACAAGGGTTTTCCCAATTGGGAGTTTGACGCTGTCTGGACTTCGCCTGAAACAAGAGGGTTGTACGAACCTGTGCTTGGTGAACCCAGGGATTTTGAGCGCCTTGTGTGTGATATTCTCCAAAGGCCCAACATCTGCTCCAAGGAGTATATCTTCCGTCAGTACGACCATGAGGTCCAGGGAGGGAGCGTTGTAAAACCCCTTGTGGGCTGCAACCGCAACATTCCGTCCGACGCCTCTGTGATCCGGCCGGTGTTGGAATCAGCCAAGGGCCTTGCCTTTTCCCAGGCAATTATTCCCTGGTACTCAAAGATTGACGCCTTTCATATGATGACCTGCACCATTGACGAGGCTGTCCGCCGTATCATTGCCGTTGGCGGCACCCTTGACCATATTGGTGGAGTTGATAACTTCTGCTGGCCTGCCATCGGGTATGATTCGGTAAAGAATCCCGATGGGAAATTCAAGGCAGCCCAGCTGGTCCGGGCCTGCCGGGCGTTGAAACAGGCGTGCATGGCCTATGAAATCCCCCTGCTTTCAGGCAAGGACTCCATGTATGTGGACGGCCATTTGACCGGCCAATACGGTGAGACGGTCAAGGTGTCGGCCATGCCCACCATGCAGTTTTCCGCAACAGGTGTGATCGCTGATATTTCAACCACGGTTACCATGGATCCCAAGGTCAGCGGCGATTTTGTCTACGTACTGGGCGAAACGTTGAATGAACTCGGAGCGTCCGAGTACTACGAGCTTTGCGGGGCCACGGGCCTTAACGTGCCGGTGGTTAAGTTTGAAAAATTCAAAGTGGTTTACAAGGCCCTTACCCGGGCCATTGACAAAGGAATCATCGCCTCGGCCCATGCGGTTTCACGGGGCGGACTCGGAGTTCATCTTTCCCTGTGCGCCATGGCCGGGGGCCTTGGCATGGACATTGACCTTGCCGCTGTTCCAAAGAACGGGCAAAGGGGCAGTTTGAGAAACGACACCCTTTTGTTTTCCGAATCCGCGGGTCGGTTCATTGTCACTGTGGCTCCTGAAAACAGGGAAACCGTTGAAAAACTCTTTAAGGGCATGGCCGCAGCTTGTGTGGGAACCGTGACCGACCAGCATAAAAGTTTAAAAATCAGGGCCATTGATGGACGGGTCCTTGTTGACACTGCAATCGATACCCTTGAAACCGTGTGGCAAAGACCGTTGGGAGAGATGTAA
- a CDS encoding phosphoribosylformylglycinamidine synthase subunit PurQ, producing MKQVKALVLTGFGLNCDMETARAFELAGASAQRVHINALVNQRVDLDGFHILAFGGGFSWGDDHGAGVIQALKLKNHLGDKLLSFVEKGRLVMGICNGFQTLVNLGLLPGLEGDYTQRSVALTWNDCGNFRDQWVNLQGNQQSPCVFTPGMAAVELPVRHGEGKFVTDEKTLARLIDNNQVVFRYADKNNQPARGRFPMNPNGSMDDIAGICDPTGRIFGLMPHPEAFNHESNHPDWPRTKEILKRSGKEPDPGVTPGIQIFKNGVDYMRSKL from the coding sequence ATGAAACAGGTAAAAGCGCTCGTATTAACCGGATTTGGACTCAACTGCGACATGGAAACCGCCCGGGCCTTTGAGCTTGCAGGTGCCTCGGCCCAGCGGGTTCACATCAACGCCCTGGTCAACCAGCGTGTTGATCTTGACGGATTCCACATCCTTGCCTTTGGCGGCGGATTCAGCTGGGGAGATGACCACGGTGCCGGGGTGATCCAGGCGTTAAAGCTTAAAAATCATCTGGGTGACAAGCTGCTTTCGTTTGTTGAAAAGGGCCGGCTTGTCATGGGAATCTGTAACGGTTTCCAGACCCTTGTCAACCTGGGACTCTTGCCTGGCCTGGAAGGGGACTACACCCAAAGAAGCGTTGCCCTGACCTGGAATGACTGCGGCAACTTCAGGGATCAATGGGTCAACCTCCAGGGAAATCAACAAAGTCCCTGTGTGTTTACACCGGGAATGGCGGCGGTGGAGCTTCCCGTTCGCCATGGGGAGGGCAAGTTTGTCACGGATGAGAAAACCCTTGCCCGGCTCATTGACAACAACCAGGTGGTGTTTCGCTATGCAGACAAGAACAATCAGCCGGCCAGGGGGCGTTTTCCCATGAACCCCAACGGTTCCATGGACGACATTGCCGGCATCTGCGATCCAACGGGCCGGATATTCGGTCTCATGCCCCATCCTGAAGCGTTCAACCATGAGTCCAACCACCCGGACTGGCCCCGGACCAAAGAGATATTGAAGCGCTCTGGAAAAGAACCTGACCCGGGGGTAACGCCTGGCATTCAGATTTTTAAGAACGGTGTGGATTATATGCGGTCAAAGCTTTAA
- a CDS encoding poly-gamma-glutamate hydrolase family protein, whose translation MPDKYTNYDELSQNERLNADYAILHREVDSKIVVISPHGGGIEPGTIDIGDAIAGCDHTFYAFKGLKKSGNKILHITSNSFDEPLGIQVAQKALIVISVHGSRFRTETVHIGGRNQLLKQKILHALKAAGFNAEISELPELQWISPENICNRCKSGEGVHLEISRGLREKMFDNLDIRSLRKRTKCFYKFVNTLKAILSI comes from the coding sequence ATGCCAGACAAATATACGAATTATGATGAGTTAAGCCAGAATGAAAGACTGAATGCTGATTATGCGATTCTTCATCGTGAAGTTGATTCCAAAATTGTTGTAATATCTCCCCACGGAGGGGGGATAGAGCCGGGCACCATAGATATTGGCGATGCCATTGCCGGATGTGATCATACCTTTTATGCATTCAAAGGTCTGAAGAAATCAGGGAATAAAATATTGCACATCACCAGCAATAGTTTTGATGAGCCGCTGGGAATACAGGTTGCACAAAAGGCCCTTATTGTTATCTCAGTTCATGGCTCCAGATTCAGAACGGAGACAGTTCACATCGGCGGAAGAAATCAGCTCTTGAAACAAAAAATATTGCATGCATTGAAAGCCGCTGGATTTAATGCCGAAATAAGTGAACTCCCTGAGCTTCAGTGGATCAGTCCTGAAAATATTTGCAACAGGTGCAAAAGCGGGGAAGGGGTTCATTTGGAAATATCAAGGGGATTAAGGGAAAAAATGTTTGATAATCTTGATATTCGTAGTTTGAGAAAAAGGACGAAGTGTTTTTACAAATTTGTTAATACCCTTAAAGCGATTCTGTCAATATGA
- the rseP gene encoding RIP metalloprotease RseP: MGHSLVAFVVVLGVLIFFHELGHFLVARFFGVGVETFSLGFGPKIYRKKIGLTEYCLSIIPLGGYVKMVGEDPSTQIPDKDRSLSFTHKRLYQKSLIVAAGPIFNFVLAVLIFYVLFQVSGSYYVRPVVGTVADDSPALSAGVKPGDLITAIDGVAVESWDEMVALIGNSRAEKLDFLINRSGQTLNIPIVPEQTTATNIFGESIKKPMIGISSAGDVVHERLNPVEALVQSFVRTWEIIKLTLLSVGKIFTGSVSAKSLGGPIMIAQMAGQQAEAGMANLAFFIAMLSINLGIINLFPVPVLDGGHLLFFGLEALTGKPAGERLRERANQFGIVLLLTLMVFVFYNDILRIFNGE; encoded by the coding sequence ATGGGTCATTCATTGGTTGCATTTGTGGTAGTTCTGGGTGTTCTGATTTTTTTCCACGAGCTGGGACATTTCCTCGTGGCAAGATTTTTTGGTGTGGGGGTTGAAACATTTTCCCTGGGGTTTGGCCCAAAAATTTACCGAAAAAAAATTGGATTGACCGAGTATTGCCTGTCCATCATTCCCCTTGGCGGGTATGTCAAGATGGTCGGCGAAGATCCGTCAACCCAGATTCCAGACAAGGACCGCTCGCTTTCGTTTACCCACAAGCGGCTCTACCAGAAGAGCCTTATTGTGGCGGCAGGACCGATTTTTAACTTTGTCCTGGCCGTCCTCATTTTTTACGTGCTGTTCCAGGTGTCGGGCAGTTACTATGTGAGGCCAGTTGTTGGAACTGTTGCCGATGACTCGCCGGCCTTGAGCGCCGGTGTCAAGCCCGGTGACCTGATTACGGCCATTGACGGAGTTGCGGTTGAATCCTGGGACGAAATGGTTGCACTTATCGGTAATTCCAGGGCTGAAAAGCTTGATTTTCTAATCAACAGGAGCGGACAAACCCTGAACATTCCCATTGTTCCAGAGCAGACCACCGCGACCAACATTTTTGGTGAATCCATCAAAAAGCCCATGATCGGCATCTCATCGGCAGGCGATGTGGTTCACGAACGCCTCAATCCTGTTGAGGCCCTGGTACAGTCGTTTGTCAGAACCTGGGAAATCATCAAGCTAACCCTGCTTTCCGTGGGGAAGATTTTTACGGGATCTGTGTCGGCTAAGAGCCTGGGCGGACCCATCATGATCGCCCAAATGGCTGGCCAGCAGGCCGAAGCCGGCATGGCCAACCTGGCCTTCTTTATTGCCATGCTCAGCATCAACCTCGGTATCATCAACCTTTTTCCAGTGCCGGTCCTTGACGGAGGTCATCTGCTCTTTTTCGGTCTCGAGGCCCTTACCGGAAAACCTGCCGGTGAAAGACTCAGGGAACGGGCAAACCAGTTTGGCATTGTGCTCCTCTTGACCCTGATGGTTTTTGTTTTTTATAACGATATCTTAAGAATATTTAATGGTGAATAA
- a CDS encoding GNAT family acetyltransferase, with product MNVEIRPYQTGDALPVIQLWTDCGLVVPQNTPHDDICRKLKVQPEMFLVGCFEGQIVATVMAGYDGHRGWINYLAVDPVHQGSGMGRRIMEKAETLLQQSGCPKINLQVRNTNVKVIEFYQKIGYKQDNVISLGKRLILDE from the coding sequence ATGAACGTTGAAATAAGACCCTATCAGACCGGTGATGCGTTGCCCGTCATTCAGCTGTGGACCGACTGCGGCCTTGTCGTTCCACAGAATACTCCCCATGATGACATCTGCCGGAAGCTCAAGGTGCAGCCGGAAATGTTTCTGGTGGGGTGTTTTGAAGGGCAAATCGTTGCCACTGTCATGGCAGGTTACGATGGCCATCGCGGCTGGATCAACTATCTTGCCGTGGACCCTGTTCATCAAGGTTCTGGTATGGGCAGACGTATTATGGAAAAGGCAGAAACCCTGCTTCAGCAATCGGGTTGCCCGAAAATCAACCTCCAGGTACGGAATACCAATGTCAAGGTAATTGAGTTCTATCAAAAAATCGGGTACAAACAGGACAATGTCATCAGTTTAGGCAAGCGCCTGATTTTGGATGAATGA